Proteins from a single region of Pseudomonas fulva:
- the rpsI gene encoding 30S ribosomal protein S9 → MSATQNYGTGRRKTATARVFLRPGTGKISINNRTLDTFFGRETARMVVRQPLELTETVEKFDIYVTVIGGGVSGQAGAIRHGITRALMDYDETLRPALRKAGYVTRDAREVERKKVGLRKARKRPQYSKR, encoded by the coding sequence ATGTCGGCGACTCAAAATTACGGCACTGGCCGTCGCAAGACTGCAACCGCACGCGTTTTCCTGCGTCCGGGCACTGGCAAGATCTCCATCAACAACCGCACGCTGGACACCTTCTTCGGCCGTGAAACTGCCCGCATGGTAGTTCGCCAGCCGCTGGAGCTGACCGAGACCGTCGAGAAGTTCGACATCTACGTCACCGTCATCGGCGGTGGTGTGAGCGGTCAGGCTGGCGCGATCCGTCACGGTATCACCCGCGCGCTGATGGACTACGACGAGACCCTGCGTCCGGCTCTGCGTAAAGCAGGCTACGTGACCCGCGATGCTCGTGAAGTCGAGCGTAAGAAAGTCGGTCTGCGTAAAGCACGTAAGCGTCCTCAGTACTCCAAGCGTTAA
- the petA gene encoding ubiquinol-cytochrome c reductase iron-sulfur subunit produces the protein MSNDGVNAGRRRFLVAATSVVGAAGAAGAAIPFVGSWYPSAKARAAGAPVKVNVAKIEPGQQMVAEWRGQPVFIMRRTEAILENLTRIEGQLADADSRHSVQPGYVDPKTRSIKPEILLLVGLCTHLGCAPSFRPEVAPADLGENWVGGYFCPCHGSRYDLAGRVYKSQPAPLNLPVPPHRYESAEVIIIGVDQEQAG, from the coding sequence ATGAGCAATGACGGCGTGAATGCGGGCCGGCGTCGCTTTCTGGTGGCAGCCACTTCGGTGGTCGGGGCCGCCGGGGCGGCGGGGGCTGCAATTCCGTTTGTGGGGTCGTGGTACCCGAGCGCCAAGGCCAGGGCCGCTGGCGCCCCGGTCAAGGTGAACGTCGCCAAGATCGAGCCGGGCCAGCAGATGGTGGCCGAGTGGCGGGGCCAGCCGGTGTTCATCATGCGGCGCACCGAGGCGATCCTCGAGAACCTCACCAGGATCGAAGGGCAACTGGCCGATGCCGACTCCCGGCATTCGGTGCAGCCGGGCTACGTCGACCCGAAGACGCGCTCGATCAAGCCGGAAATCCTCCTGCTGGTGGGGTTGTGCACGCACCTGGGCTGCGCGCCGTCGTTCCGCCCCGAAGTGGCACCGGCGGATCTCGGCGAGAACTGGGTCGGCGGCTACTTCTGCCCCTGCCACGGTTCGCGCTACGACCTCGCCGGTCGCGTCTACAAGTCGCAGCCGGCGCCGTTGAACCTGCCGGTACCGCCGCACCGCTACGAGTCGGCTGAGGTGATCATCATCGGCGTGGATCAGGAGCAAGCAGGATGA
- a CDS encoding cytochrome b, with amino-acid sequence MSKFMQWVDARFPATKMWNDHLAKYYAPKNFNFLYFFGSLALLVLVNQLLTGVWLTMSYNPTAEGAFASVEGLMRDVRTGDTPHGAILRYMHSTGASAFFIVVYLHMFRGLLYGSYQKPRELVWIFGMLIYLMLMAEAFMGYLLPWGQMSYWGAQVIISLFGAIPYIGDALTEWIRGDYLVSGITLNRFFALHVVALPIVILGLVVLHILALHEVGSNNPDGIDIKKYKDENGIPLDGIPFHPYYTVKDIVGVVVFLFVFCFVVFFFPEMGGYFLEKPNFEQANPFKTPEHIAPVWYFTPFYAILRAIPDKLMGVIAMGAAIAVLFVLPWLDRSPVRSMRYKGWLSKLWLLVFCVSFVILGVLGVLPPTPGRTLLSQLCTALYFAYFILMPFYTRMEKTKPVPERVTG; translated from the coding sequence ATGAGCAAATTCATGCAGTGGGTGGATGCGCGCTTCCCCGCCACCAAGATGTGGAACGACCACCTCGCCAAGTACTACGCGCCGAAGAACTTCAACTTCCTGTATTTCTTCGGCTCCCTGGCCCTGCTGGTGCTGGTCAACCAGCTGCTTACCGGTGTGTGGCTGACCATGAGCTACAACCCGACTGCCGAAGGCGCCTTTGCCTCGGTCGAAGGGCTGATGCGCGATGTGCGCACCGGCGATACGCCCCACGGCGCGATCCTGCGCTACATGCACTCCACCGGCGCCTCGGCGTTCTTCATCGTCGTCTACCTGCACATGTTCCGCGGCCTGCTCTATGGCTCGTACCAGAAGCCCCGGGAGCTGGTATGGATCTTTGGCATGCTGATCTACCTGATGCTGATGGCTGAGGCCTTCATGGGCTACCTGCTGCCGTGGGGGCAGATGTCCTACTGGGGCGCCCAGGTGATCATCTCGCTGTTCGGCGCCATTCCGTACATCGGCGATGCACTGACCGAATGGATCCGCGGCGACTACCTGGTCTCCGGCATCACCCTGAACCGCTTCTTCGCCCTGCACGTGGTGGCCCTGCCGATCGTCATTCTCGGCCTGGTGGTGCTGCATATCCTGGCGTTGCACGAGGTGGGCTCGAACAACCCGGACGGCATCGACATCAAGAAGTACAAGGACGAGAACGGCATCCCGCTCGACGGCATTCCCTTCCACCCCTACTACACGGTCAAGGATATCGTCGGCGTGGTGGTGTTCCTGTTCGTGTTCTGCTTCGTGGTGTTCTTCTTCCCGGAGATGGGCGGCTACTTCCTCGAGAAGCCCAACTTCGAGCAGGCCAATCCGTTCAAGACCCCCGAACACATCGCCCCGGTGTGGTACTTCACGCCGTTCTACGCGATCTTGCGCGCCATCCCCGACAAGCTGATGGGGGTGATCGCCATGGGCGCCGCCATCGCCGTGCTGTTCGTGCTGCCCTGGCTGGATCGCAGCCCGGTGCGTTCGATGCGCTACAAGGGTTGGCTGAGCAAGCTGTGGCTGCTGGTGTTCTGCGTGTCCTTCGTGATCCTCGGCGTGCTCGGCGTCCTGCCGCCCACCCCGGGTCGTACGCTGCTGTCGCAACTGTGCACGGCGCTGTATTTCGCGTACTTCATCCTGATGCCCTTCTACACCAGGATGGAAAAGACCAAACCCGTTCCTGAAAGGGTGACAGGCTGA
- a CDS encoding cytochrome c1, whose protein sequence is MRKLFAACVVALLPAIALAAGGHGVALDKADIDLADKAALQDGARTFANYCMGCHSAKFQRYERVAADIGVSEELMMDNLVFTGAKIGDHMTIGMKAEDAKRWFGAAPPDLTLVARVRGNDWLYTYLRTFYDDPARPLGANNLVFPNVGMPNVLGRLQGRQYMGCKQVQVVDDGKKQYDPLTGTPLTHEACDQLVLEPNSGQLSPEAFDDKVRNLVTFLAYSADPNKLHMRRIGTYVLIYLAFFFVFAYLLKREYWKDVH, encoded by the coding sequence ATGAGAAAGCTATTTGCTGCATGTGTGGTCGCCTTGTTGCCTGCCATCGCCCTGGCCGCCGGTGGCCACGGCGTGGCCCTGGACAAGGCCGATATCGACCTGGCCGACAAGGCGGCGCTGCAGGACGGCGCGCGTACCTTCGCCAACTACTGCATGGGCTGCCACAGCGCCAAGTTCCAGCGCTACGAACGCGTCGCCGCCGATATCGGCGTGTCCGAAGAGCTGATGATGGACAACCTGGTGTTCACCGGCGCCAAGATCGGTGACCACATGACCATCGGCATGAAGGCCGAGGATGCCAAGCGCTGGTTCGGCGCCGCACCACCGGACCTGACCCTGGTCGCCCGGGTGCGCGGCAACGACTGGCTGTACACCTATCTGCGCACCTTCTACGACGATCCGGCGCGGCCGCTGGGTGCCAACAACCTGGTGTTCCCCAACGTCGGCATGCCCAATGTGCTGGGTCGCCTGCAGGGCCGCCAGTACATGGGCTGCAAGCAGGTGCAGGTGGTCGACGATGGCAAGAAGCAGTACGACCCGCTGACCGGCACGCCGCTGACCCACGAGGCCTGCGATCAACTGGTGCTCGAGCCCAACAGCGGCCAGCTCAGCCCAGAGGCCTTCGATGACAAGGTGCGCAACCTGGTGACCTTCCTGGCCTATTCGGCGGACCCCAACAAGCTGCACATGCGGCGTATCGGCACCTATGTACTGATCTACCTGGCGTTCTTCTTCGTCTTCGCCTACCTGCTCAAGCGCGAATACTGGAAGGACGTTCATTAA
- a CDS encoding glutathione S-transferase N-terminal domain-containing protein has product MAATNRLACYSDAADHYSHRVRIVLAEKSVVVEIIDVEQGRFPNKLLEANPYATLPTLVDRDLALYEPTVIMEYLEERYPHPPLMPVYPVARGNTRLLMHRIQRDWCSLVDLILDPRSKEAARVQARKELRESLTGVSPLFADKPFFLSDELSLVDCCLLPILWRLPVLGIELPRPAKPLLDYMDRQFARESFRQSLSSAERAMR; this is encoded by the coding sequence TTGGCTGCGACCAACCGGTTGGCCTGTTATTCCGACGCTGCCGACCACTACTCTCACCGCGTCCGCATCGTGCTCGCCGAAAAGAGCGTCGTGGTGGAAATCATCGACGTGGAGCAGGGCCGCTTTCCCAACAAGCTGCTGGAAGCCAACCCCTACGCGACCCTGCCGACCCTGGTCGACCGTGACCTGGCGCTGTACGAGCCGACGGTGATCATGGAGTACCTGGAGGAGCGCTACCCCCATCCGCCGCTGATGCCGGTGTACCCGGTGGCGCGTGGCAATACGCGCCTGCTGATGCATCGCATCCAGCGCGACTGGTGCTCGCTGGTCGACCTGATTCTCGATCCGCGCAGCAAGGAAGCGGCCCGCGTGCAGGCGCGCAAGGAATTGCGCGAGAGCCTGACCGGGGTTTCGCCGTTGTTTGCTGATAAACCATTTTTCCTCAGCGACGAGCTGAGCTTGGTAGACTGCTGCCTGTTGCCGATCCTCTGGCGCCTGCCGGTGCTGGGGATCGAATTGCCAAGGCCGGCCAAACCGCTGCTCGATTACATGGACCGGCAGTTCGCACGCGAAAGTTTTCGCCAGAGCCTGTCGTCCGCCGAACGAGCCATGCGCTGA
- a CDS encoding ClpXP protease specificity-enhancing factor, producing MNSSRPYLIRALYQWIVDNDCTPHLLVNADYPGVQVPSKFVSDGQIVLNVSPTAVRELALDNDAVRFEGRFGGVAHSLFVPSPAVLAIYARENGQGMVFDQEPPPVQNEVEDVEEQQTPPDDEPPRPSGRPSLKVVK from the coding sequence ATGAACTCCAGTCGTCCTTATCTGATCCGTGCGCTGTACCAGTGGATCGTCGACAACGATTGCACCCCGCACCTGCTGGTCAATGCCGATTATCCAGGCGTTCAGGTACCGAGCAAGTTCGTCAGCGACGGGCAGATCGTGCTCAACGTGTCGCCCACTGCCGTGCGCGAACTGGCCCTCGACAATGACGCGGTGCGCTTCGAAGGGCGCTTCGGTGGGGTTGCCCACAGCCTGTTCGTGCCGTCGCCCGCCGTACTGGCGATCTATGCCCGGGAAAATGGCCAGGGCATGGTCTTCGACCAGGAGCCGCCGCCCGTGCAGAACGAGGTCGAGGACGTCGAAGAGCAGCAGACGCCGCCCGACGACGAGCCGCCGCGGCCAAGCGGGCGGCCCAGCCTGAAGGTCGTCAAGTAG
- a CDS encoding BON domain-containing protein, which translates to MKQPINKFAFAAITATALSLSVAGTAFADTYNSTQPTMLAANTMDKAEEAVSDTWITSKVKSAFLADDGLSALDIKVETNKGVVALSGVVKTEAERDLAVAKAKEIKGVQAVSADGLKAAD; encoded by the coding sequence ATGAAACAGCCAATCAATAAGTTCGCTTTTGCCGCTATCACTGCGACCGCCCTGAGCTTGTCCGTGGCGGGTACCGCTTTCGCCGATACCTACAACAGCACCCAGCCGACCATGCTGGCTGCCAACACCATGGACAAGGCTGAAGAAGCCGTTTCCGACACCTGGATCACCAGCAAGGTCAAATCCGCCTTCCTGGCTGACGACGGCCTCAGCGCCCTGGACATCAAGGTCGAGACCAACAAAGGTGTGGTTGCCCTGTCCGGCGTCGTGAAAACCGAAGCCGAGCGTGACCTGGCTGTTGCCAAAGCCAAAGAAATCAAAGGCGTTCAGGCGGTTTCCGCTGACGGCCTGAAAGCTGCCGACTGA
- a CDS encoding CsbD family protein — MNSDIIKGKWKQLGGDIKARWGKLTNDDVDVAEGHSEYLAGKLQERYGWTKEQAEDELRDFRSKY; from the coding sequence ATGAATTCCGACATCATCAAAGGTAAGTGGAAGCAGCTCGGCGGCGACATCAAGGCGCGCTGGGGCAAGCTGACCAACGACGACGTGGATGTCGCCGAAGGCCATAGCGAATACCTGGCAGGCAAGCTGCAGGAGCGTTATGGCTGGACCAAGGAACAGGCCGAGGATGAACTGCGCGATTTTCGCAGCAAGTACTGA
- a CDS encoding threonine dehydratase encodes MFDLAALRKAVTLIRPSVPATPQFAWPLLAQRLGCEVWVKHENHTPTGAFKVRGGLVYVDTLLRREPAVSGLISATRGNHGQSMALAARKAGLPIVIVVPQGNAREKNAAMAALGAEVIEHGRDFDEARARAAELAAERDLHFVPSLHTDLIRGVATYSLELFEAAPPLKRVYVPIGLGSGICGVIRTRDLLGLDTEVIGVVSTAADGYAQSFAAGRVICTDSADTIADGMACRMPQPEALEIIRAGAARIVRVDDEEIRQAMRIYHEDTHNLAEGAGAAALAALIQEREINRGERAAVVLSGANVDRAALAAILA; translated from the coding sequence ATGTTCGACCTCGCCGCCCTGCGCAAAGCCGTCACCCTGATCCGTCCGAGCGTTCCGGCGACGCCGCAGTTCGCCTGGCCGTTGCTGGCCCAGCGGCTGGGCTGCGAGGTGTGGGTCAAGCACGAGAACCACACGCCGACCGGCGCCTTCAAGGTGCGCGGCGGGCTGGTCTACGTGGATACCCTGCTACGCCGTGAACCGGCCGTCAGTGGGTTGATCTCGGCTACCCGCGGCAACCATGGGCAGAGCATGGCGCTGGCGGCGCGCAAGGCCGGCCTGCCGATCGTCATCGTGGTGCCGCAGGGCAACGCCCGGGAAAAGAATGCCGCCATGGCCGCGCTGGGCGCCGAGGTGATCGAGCATGGCCGCGACTTCGACGAGGCCCGCGCCAGGGCGGCCGAACTGGCGGCCGAGCGCGATCTGCATTTCGTGCCGTCGCTGCACACGGACCTGATCCGCGGCGTGGCCACCTACTCGCTGGAGCTGTTCGAAGCCGCGCCGCCGCTCAAGCGCGTCTACGTGCCCATCGGCCTGGGTTCGGGTATCTGCGGGGTGATTCGCACCCGCGACCTGCTGGGCCTGGATACCGAGGTGATCGGCGTGGTCAGCACCGCCGCCGACGGCTATGCGCAGAGCTTCGCCGCCGGGCGGGTCATCTGCACCGACAGTGCCGACACCATCGCCGATGGCATGGCCTGCCGCATGCCGCAGCCCGAGGCGCTGGAGATCATCCGCGCGGGCGCCGCAAGGATCGTGCGGGTCGACGACGAGGAAATCCGCCAGGCCATGCGCATCTACCACGAAGATACCCACAACCTGGCCGAGGGCGCCGGCGCGGCAGCCCTGGCGGCATTGATTCAGGAGCGCGAGATCAATCGCGGCGAACGCGCCGCCGTGGTGCTCAGCGGTGCCAATGTCGACCGTGCGGCGCTGGCGGCGATCCTCGCCTGA
- a CDS encoding PLP-dependent aminotransferase family protein produces MWLPDLQGSTLPTYLALVEAIATAIGTGELKPGERLPPQRRLAWALGINPSTVMQAYREAARRHLVSGEVGRGTYVLADSHEASLFHLKQPRLPADGIDLSTNVPVHDGGSDDLSRTLQRLIAEGRLDALQAYAPAELEQRGRVAVSQWLQQRGVHTPPSQVALCAGAQQGVSAALLALCEAGDPVLAEAFTAPGIKAAARQLRLPLHGVAMDERGILPQDLDRQVRATGARVLVLTPCLQNPTGSSMDGERRQRIAELVERHGLWLIEDDVYGALGSQAPLAAALPARSLLVGSLSKTVAPGLRLGFMQGPQALLKRIDPQGHATSWAVSPLCLALACEWIEDGTAARKLAWQRNELQQRWRLASRVLGPRMPLGREVAPHLWLQPRDSAALVTACRAAGVEVVPADVFAVGPAQASAIRISLAAARSRAELKQALERIAEAWPL; encoded by the coding sequence ATGTGGTTACCTGACCTCCAGGGCAGTACGCTGCCCACCTACCTGGCGTTGGTCGAGGCTATCGCGACGGCCATCGGCACGGGCGAGCTCAAGCCCGGTGAACGGCTGCCGCCGCAACGGCGACTGGCCTGGGCCCTGGGCATCAACCCGAGCACGGTGATGCAGGCGTATCGCGAGGCGGCGCGGCGGCACCTGGTGTCCGGCGAGGTGGGCCGCGGCACCTACGTGTTGGCCGATAGCCACGAAGCCAGCCTGTTCCACCTCAAGCAGCCGCGACTGCCGGCCGATGGCATCGACCTGTCGACCAACGTGCCGGTGCACGATGGCGGCAGCGATGACCTGTCGCGCACCCTGCAGCGCCTGATCGCCGAAGGGCGCCTGGATGCCCTGCAGGCCTATGCGCCGGCCGAGCTCGAGCAGCGCGGCCGGGTGGCGGTCAGCCAGTGGCTGCAGCAGCGCGGTGTGCATACGCCACCGTCCCAGGTGGCGCTGTGTGCCGGCGCGCAGCAGGGCGTGTCGGCGGCGCTGCTGGCGCTCTGCGAAGCCGGCGACCCGGTGCTTGCCGAAGCCTTCACCGCGCCGGGCATCAAGGCCGCCGCGCGCCAGCTACGGCTGCCGCTGCATGGCGTGGCCATGGATGAGCGCGGCATTCTTCCCCAGGATCTCGATCGCCAGGTGCGCGCCACCGGCGCCCGGGTGCTGGTGCTCACCCCCTGCCTGCAGAATCCCACCGGCAGCAGCATGGATGGCGAGCGCCGCCAGCGCATTGCCGAGCTGGTGGAGCGCCATGGGCTGTGGCTGATCGAGGACGACGTTTACGGCGCCCTCGGCAGCCAGGCGCCATTGGCTGCAGCGTTGCCGGCGCGCAGCCTGCTGGTCGGCAGCCTGTCGAAAACCGTGGCGCCGGGCCTGCGCCTGGGCTTCATGCAGGGGCCGCAAGCGCTGCTCAAGCGCATCGATCCGCAGGGGCATGCCACCAGCTGGGCGGTATCGCCGCTGTGCCTGGCACTGGCCTGCGAGTGGATCGAGGATGGCACCGCCGCGCGCAAGCTGGCCTGGCAGCGTAATGAATTGCAGCAGCGCTGGCGCCTGGCGAGCCGCGTGCTGGGCCCGCGCATGCCGCTGGGGCGCGAGGTGGCGCCGCACCTGTGGTTGCAACCGCGGGACAGCGCCGCACTGGTGACGGCCTGCCGGGCGGCCGGCGTGGAGGTGGTACCGGCGGACGTGTTCGCGGTCGGCCCGGCCCAGGCCAGTGCGATTCGCATCAGCCTGGCCGCCGCACGCAGCCGCGCCGAACTCAAGCAGGCGCTGGAGCGCATCGCCGAAGCCTGGCCGTTATGA
- the amn gene encoding AMP nucleosidase, whose amino-acid sequence MPLSTDGAFIVVNTAEEAVDRLAALHQRATEGLSQALKRYLKDRVRPSAEEQELFRYPELRLTYDCQGEVPTTVRAYAKVQVPGTYRVTITHPAAFRKYLLEQLQPLMADFTLTVEVGVSQQYIPYPYVVEQGDELAGSGVTAAELARVFPSTDLSAATDGTADGLYDWENTDPLPLALFDAARVDFSLRRLVHYTGSDWRHVQPWILLTNYHRYVDQFIRHGLDMLNAESRFERMVLPGNVVISRGMPEGEMQAIIETVVWHRYQMPAYHLQAADGDGITLVNIGVGPSNAKNITDHLAVLRPHCWLMIGHCGGLRQSQTIGDYVLAHAYMRRDGILDRVLPPHIPLPALAEVQQALQDAAAQVTGERGDDLKRRLRTGTVLTYDDRNWELRWAQERPLINLSRAVAVDMESGTIAAQGYRLRVPYGTLLCVSDKPLHSEIKLPGAAGAFYERAVTQHLHIGIAALDLLRGQLNSLHSRKLRSFDEPPFR is encoded by the coding sequence ATGCCCCTTTCTACAGACGGCGCTTTTATCGTCGTCAACACTGCCGAAGAAGCCGTTGACCGCCTGGCTGCGCTGCATCAGCGCGCCACCGAGGGCCTGAGCCAGGCGCTCAAGCGCTACCTGAAAGACCGCGTGCGGCCCAGTGCCGAGGAACAGGAGCTGTTTCGCTACCCCGAGCTGCGCCTGACCTACGACTGCCAGGGCGAAGTGCCGACCACCGTGCGTGCCTACGCCAAGGTGCAGGTGCCCGGCACCTACCGCGTCACCATCACCCATCCGGCGGCATTCCGTAAGTACCTGCTCGAGCAACTGCAGCCGCTGATGGCCGACTTCACCCTGACCGTCGAAGTCGGCGTCAGCCAGCAATACATTCCCTATCCCTACGTGGTGGAGCAGGGCGACGAACTGGCCGGCTCCGGGGTGACCGCTGCCGAGCTGGCGCGGGTGTTCCCGAGCACCGACCTGTCGGCCGCCACCGATGGCACCGCCGACGGTTTGTACGACTGGGAGAACACCGACCCGCTGCCGCTGGCGCTGTTCGACGCCGCCCGGGTGGACTTCTCCCTGCGCCGCCTGGTGCATTACACCGGCAGCGACTGGCGCCATGTGCAGCCGTGGATCCTGCTGACCAACTACCACCGTTACGTCGACCAGTTCATTCGCCACGGCCTGGACATGCTCAACGCCGAATCGCGCTTCGAGCGCATGGTGCTGCCGGGCAACGTGGTGATCTCCCGCGGCATGCCCGAAGGCGAGATGCAGGCGATCATCGAGACCGTGGTCTGGCACCGCTACCAGATGCCGGCGTACCACCTGCAGGCCGCCGACGGCGACGGCATCACCCTGGTGAACATCGGCGTCGGTCCGTCCAATGCCAAGAACATCACCGACCACCTGGCCGTGCTGCGCCCCCATTGCTGGCTGATGATCGGCCACTGCGGCGGCCTGCGTCAGTCGCAGACCATCGGCGACTACGTGCTGGCCCACGCCTACATGCGCCGCGACGGCATTCTTGATCGCGTGCTGCCGCCGCACATTCCGCTGCCGGCCCTGGCCGAGGTGCAGCAGGCGCTGCAGGATGCCGCCGCCCAGGTCACCGGCGAGCGCGGGGACGACCTCAAGCGGCGCCTGCGCACCGGCACCGTGCTGACCTACGACGACCGCAACTGGGAGCTGCGCTGGGCCCAGGAACGGCCGCTGATCAACCTGTCACGGGCGGTGGCGGTGGACATGGAAAGCGGCACCATCGCCGCCCAGGGCTATCGCCTGCGCGTGCCCTACGGCACCCTGCTGTGCGTGTCGGACAAGCCGCTGCACAGCGAGATCAAGCTGCCCGGCGCAGCCGGAGCCTTCTACGAGCGGGCGGTGACCCAGCACCTGCACATCGGCATCGCTGCCCTGGATCTGCTGCGTGGTCAGCTCAATTCGCTGCACTCGCGCAAACTGCGCAGCTTCGACGAGCCGCCGTTCCGCTGA